A genomic region of Eucalyptus grandis isolate ANBG69807.140 chromosome 5, ASM1654582v1, whole genome shotgun sequence contains the following coding sequences:
- the LOC104439223 gene encoding LOW QUALITY PROTEIN: probable receptor-like protein kinase At4g10390 (The sequence of the model RefSeq protein was modified relative to this genomic sequence to represent the inferred CDS: deleted 1 base in 1 codon) yields MGMVKFLRSKLLNRRRSSDRAAVHADGGEGCSGRYGDSAETAVKRWEWGEIERITGCFSEVVGEGGFSTVYMGRFPGCGGGSTAAAAAVKVHCGGGERLSMAFKQELDVLLQLEHENIVKLLGYCDDADQGALIFEYVSGGHLHERLHGSGSNKRSTLPWKSRVKIAFQLAQAIEHLHERCTLHIIHGDIKSSNVLLDGDSDCKLCDFGSAKMGFSSMIPPPSSLPSSSPYVRRKNIIMGSPGYTDPAYLRTGIASKKNDIYSFGVLVLELVTGLEAFRADKGLVLASMAAHMTKDVDRMDVSEVTNMVDPRLRGDFNVEEARALIGLARSCFNESTLVRPTASHMVKMMKEKVSSISFTNSNSRHKFSNDL; encoded by the exons ATGGGTATGGTGAAGTTCCTCCGCTCCAAGCTGCTGAACAGGCGACGCAGCTCGGACAGAGCCGCCGTCCACGCCGATGGCGGGGAGGGTTGCTCGGGAAGGTACGGCGACTCGGCAGAGACGGCAGTGAAGAGGTGGGAGTGGGGAGAGATCGAGAGGATCACGGGGTGCTTCTCGGAGGTGGTTGGAGAAGGCGGGTTCAGCACCGTGTACATGGGGCGTTTCCCCGGCTGCGGAGGAGGCTCCACCGCCGCCGCAGCAGCCGTCAAGGTCCACTGCGGCGGGGGAGAGCGGCTTAGCATGGCCTTCAAGCAGGAGCTGGACGTGCTGCTTCAGCTCGAGCACGAGAACATCGTCAAGCTCCTCGGCTATTGCGATGATGCAG ATCAAGGCGCGCTTATATTCGAATACGTCTCTGGCGGA CACCTCCATGAACGCCTCCACGGCAGCGGCAGCAATAAGCGCTCGACTCTCCCATGGAAGAGCCGCGTGAAGATCGCCTTCCAACTTGCGCAAGCCATCGAACATCTCCATGAAAGATGCACCCTCCACATCATCCATGGTGACATCAAATCCTCCAATGTTTTACTGGACGGCGACTCCGATTGCAAGCTCTGCGACTTCGGATCCGCGAAAATGGGCTTCTCCTCTATGATACCGCCACCCTCGTCGTTGCCTTCATCATCTCCTTATGTTAGGAGAAAGAATATTATCATGGGTTCTCCGGGCTACACCGATCCGGCATACTTGAGGACAGGGATAGCCTCGAAGAAGAACGACATCTATAGCTTCGGCGTCTTGGTCCTCGAGCTCGTGACTGGTTTGGAGGCGTTTCGCGCGGACAAGGGACTGGTCTTGGCCTCGATGGCAGCTCATATGACTAAGGATGTCGATCGTATGGATGTTAGTGAGGTGACGAACATGGTGGATCCAAGATTGAGAGGCGATTTCAACGTGGAAGAGGCGAGGGCTCTGATTGGACTAGCGAGGTCGTGTTTCAACGAGTCGACCTTGGTTAGGCCGACGGCGAGCCACATGGTGaagatgatgaaagagaaggTTTCTTCAATTTCGTTCACGAATTCAAATTCAAGGcataaattttctaatgatCTGTAG